In one window of Leptospira sp. GIMC2001 DNA:
- a CDS encoding DUF5071 domain-containing protein, with the protein MDIKDYIPKNKHDFASVEVIKNLGYPGYKPILKDLFIWIQDINWPIAREIVPLLIAAGKDIVPIVNDILDSNDYVWQAWVLNYVLIKMPKTIKLEFKSQLERIAKNPNKDEKYEDLDEIAKEILLDL; encoded by the coding sequence ATGGACATCAAAGATTATATTCCAAAAAATAAACATGATTTTGCTTCCGTCGAGGTTATCAAAAATCTAGGTTATCCTGGTTATAAACCGATTTTAAAAGACCTTTTTATTTGGATTCAAGATATAAATTGGCCCATAGCTAGAGAAATAGTTCCGTTATTAATTGCTGCGGGCAAAGATATTGTACCAATTGTAAATGATATATTGGATTCGAATGATTATGTTTGGCAAGCTTGGGTTTTGAATTATGTTTTAATTAAAATGCCAAAAACAATCAAACTGGAATTTAAATCCCAGTTAGAAAGAATTGCAAAAAATCCGAATAAAGATGAGAAATACGAGGATCTAGACGAAATTGCAAAAGAAATTCTATTGGATCTATAA
- a CDS encoding thioredoxin family protein, with product MIKNTFGFIIFAFFIMAGLVSCADSLNEDKKTEQLYYETIPIAKASGQLVLVVFGADWCADCNSLKNRFYNNSDIRTLLEKEYLVFHVDVGRFDKNLIFAERFGSPEKKGIPALVIVDPSQEEKVLATTMGGEFSSAQQMQDKEILNYLKQFIAKK from the coding sequence ATGATTAAAAATACTTTTGGATTTATAATTTTTGCGTTTTTTATAATGGCTGGTCTAGTGTCCTGTGCAGATAGCTTAAACGAAGATAAGAAAACTGAACAATTGTATTATGAAACAATTCCCATAGCGAAGGCCAGTGGGCAACTTGTTCTGGTAGTATTCGGAGCTGACTGGTGTGCAGATTGTAACTCGCTCAAGAATAGATTTTATAATAACTCTGATATTCGGACTCTTTTAGAAAAAGAATACTTAGTCTTCCATGTTGACGTGGGTAGATTTGATAAGAATCTAATTTTTGCGGAGCGCTTTGGAAGTCCCGAAAAAAAAGGAATCCCAGCTCTTGTAATAGTTGATCCTTCTCAAGAAGAGAAAGTTTTAGCAACGACAATGGGTGGTGAATTCTCTAGCGCTCAGCAGATGCAAGACAAAGAAATTTTGAATTATCTAAAACAATTTATTGCTAAGAAATAA
- a CDS encoding SDR family NAD(P)-dependent oxidoreductase, whose protein sequence is MDLINKRIVITGAASGIGKATLQELLKTKNTRILAADINAESIEKNERVFPISLDISESKNITKLIEIANEKLGGIDIFFANAGFAYYETIQSNNPDRLEKIYRTNVFSPIQTLIELNLNSPNSFLFIITASAMSHLALPGYAMYSSTKAAIHSFTSAYRYELKKGNRIMVVYPIATRTQFFDSAGNKVPVPFPSQSPQTVAKKIVRGIKWNSNSVYPSYIFSTTQILDRFLFFPLKIYQWIEGIKLNKK, encoded by the coding sequence ATGGATTTAATTAATAAACGAATCGTGATCACAGGGGCAGCTTCTGGTATTGGAAAAGCTACTTTACAAGAACTCTTAAAAACCAAAAATACTAGAATTCTGGCTGCCGATATAAATGCAGAGAGCATTGAGAAGAATGAAAGAGTATTTCCCATTTCTTTAGATATATCTGAATCCAAGAATATCACCAAACTCATTGAGATCGCGAACGAAAAGTTAGGTGGAATCGATATATTCTTTGCAAATGCAGGATTTGCTTATTATGAAACTATTCAATCAAATAATCCCGATAGACTAGAAAAAATTTATAGAACCAATGTATTTTCACCAATCCAAACACTGATTGAACTAAATCTTAATTCTCCTAATTCCTTTTTATTTATAATAACTGCATCCGCCATGAGTCATTTAGCACTTCCTGGTTACGCAATGTACTCTTCTACTAAAGCGGCAATACATTCATTTACATCTGCTTATAGGTATGAATTGAAGAAGGGGAATCGTATCATGGTAGTGTATCCAATTGCGACCAGAACACAATTTTTTGATTCAGCTGGTAATAAAGTTCCAGTGCCGTTTCCTAGTCAATCACCACAAACTGTAGCTAAGAAGATTGTCAGAGGAATCAAATGGAATTCCAATTCAGTTTATCCATCGTATATATTCAGTACGACGCAGATATTGGATCGTTTTTTATTTTTTCCATTAAAAATTTATCAATGGATAGAAGGAATTAAATTGAATAAAAAGTAA
- a CDS encoding START domain-containing protein, giving the protein MKKNNLLNPILIFGILLSSSVFAQGWETAKNKNNIIVKTRVVEGSPLKEFWGQTIVEASPSALIALLKDVNTYPTTLHNCKSAEILRTVSDKEWYTYTINAAPWPVSNRDAVLHSVLKQDPKTKNIVVKINDSNAISKPIPSGVVRIAKLNAEWKFKILDEGKIEVNYQAHIDAGGSIPDLAANLLVVDTPYFTLENIRKKIQDPKYKDIKLPYILD; this is encoded by the coding sequence ATGAAGAAAAACAATTTACTCAACCCAATTTTGATATTTGGAATCCTTTTATCGTCGAGTGTATTTGCTCAAGGATGGGAAACGGCAAAGAATAAAAATAACATTATTGTTAAGACACGAGTCGTGGAAGGTTCTCCACTCAAAGAATTCTGGGGACAAACAATTGTTGAGGCGAGTCCATCTGCTCTCATTGCTTTGCTTAAGGATGTAAATACTTATCCAACTACATTGCACAATTGTAAATCTGCTGAGATTCTAAGGACTGTAAGCGACAAGGAATGGTATACTTATACTATTAATGCAGCGCCATGGCCTGTTAGTAATCGAGATGCCGTGTTGCATTCTGTTCTGAAACAAGATCCCAAAACAAAGAATATCGTTGTAAAAATAAATGATAGCAATGCAATCTCCAAGCCGATTCCGTCGGGTGTTGTTCGAATTGCAAAGTTGAATGCAGAGTGGAAATTCAAAATACTGGATGAAGGAAAAATTGAGGTAAACTATCAGGCTCATATTGATGCTGGAGGATCCATTCCTGATCTTGCGGCAAATCTCTTAGTTGTTGATACTCCATATTTTACCTTAGAAAATATTAGAAAGAAAATTCAAGATCCTAAATATAAGGATATTAAACTTCCGTATATTTTGGATTAA
- the selD gene encoding selenide, water dikinase SelD has protein sequence MNKTEYKLTQYSHGAGCGCKISPKVLRSILHPEPSLDSNSQSVSDLKEQNSDSNEILSSNRSPNLTNISSLGSRLLIGNETSDDAAVMDLGDGRCIISTTDFFMPIVDDAFDFGRIASANAISDVYAMGGRPIMAIAILGWPIDKLPPEVASRVLDGSRSICSEAGIILAGGHSIDCPEPIFGLAVTGEVDRKNIKQNNTAKSGDLLYLTKPLGVGILTTAQKKGILQSEDSLIAPKQMMELNSIGYDLGKLEYIHALTDVTGFGLLGHLSEICEGSNLSATIFSSKVPIITQARYYLERNSIPGGTLRNWDSYGDKMGEMSEEEKNIFCDPQTSGGLLIAVDPQYQVDFEKFMMSKGKNLQPFGRLVMRTNPLISLE, from the coding sequence ATGAACAAAACTGAATACAAACTAACACAATACAGCCATGGTGCAGGATGCGGATGTAAAATCTCTCCCAAAGTTCTAAGATCCATTTTGCATCCAGAACCCTCTCTAGATTCGAATTCACAATCTGTATCAGATTTGAAAGAACAGAATTCCGATAGTAACGAAATTTTATCTAGTAATAGATCGCCAAATCTTACGAACATTTCATCGCTCGGGAGTCGATTATTGATTGGAAATGAGACATCAGATGACGCCGCAGTAATGGACTTAGGTGATGGTAGATGCATTATATCCACAACAGATTTTTTTATGCCTATAGTGGACGATGCTTTTGATTTTGGTCGAATTGCATCCGCTAATGCAATCAGTGATGTCTATGCAATGGGTGGTCGTCCTATAATGGCAATTGCAATATTAGGTTGGCCCATTGATAAACTTCCTCCAGAAGTTGCAAGTAGAGTACTAGACGGTAGCCGTTCAATCTGTTCGGAAGCAGGCATTATTCTTGCTGGTGGTCATAGTATTGATTGCCCGGAGCCAATTTTTGGTTTAGCTGTTACAGGTGAAGTAGACCGTAAGAATATAAAACAAAACAATACAGCGAAATCAGGAGATCTGTTGTATCTTACAAAACCTTTAGGAGTTGGAATACTCACCACCGCACAAAAAAAGGGAATTCTTCAAAGTGAAGATAGCTTGATTGCTCCCAAACAAATGATGGAACTCAACTCAATTGGCTATGACCTAGGTAAATTAGAATATATTCATGCACTAACGGACGTCACTGGTTTTGGTCTTTTGGGACACCTCTCTGAGATCTGCGAGGGAAGCAATCTATCAGCGACAATTTTCTCATCCAAAGTTCCGATCATCACCCAAGCTCGTTACTATCTTGAAAGAAATTCAATTCCAGGTGGAACTCTACGCAATTGGGATAGCTATGGTGACAAGATGGGTGAGATGAGTGAAGAAGAAAAAAATATTTTTTGTGATCCTCAAACAAGCGGAGGACTATTGATAGCGGTTGATCCACAGTATCAGGTAGATTTTGAAAAATTCATGATGTCTAAGGGTAAAAATTTACAACCATTTGGGCGATTAGTAATGAGAACAAATCCATTGATTAGTTTGGAATGA
- the mnmH gene encoding tRNA 2-selenouridine(34) synthase MnmH produces the protein MNQNVPTIDVRSPSEFKKGHIPGAISLPLFNDDERAIVGTIYKKEGKESAIKKGLEIVGPKLRTLVEKAESIAPFKKLRIYCWRGGMRSGSVAWLLATYGFEVNTLRHGYKSYRNLVLSYFENQFQLYVIGGKTGSGKTFILEELEKLNEQIVNLEFLANHKGSAFGAIGQANQPSNEHFENLLFEKLRTLNINKRIWIEDESSLIGKIHIPNVFWNQKQNAPLFQIEKTHNERIEHLINQYSQFPKEDLIRSLNRLAKKLGGLNLKKAIENLDSDNFAAAAAITLHYYDKSYEHSLSRRMKGKIIPISIPEGNHTKYAKELIERANEYEQN, from the coding sequence ATGAACCAAAATGTTCCAACAATTGATGTACGCAGTCCGAGCGAATTCAAGAAAGGTCATATTCCTGGTGCCATATCGCTTCCTTTATTCAATGATGATGAAAGGGCAATTGTTGGAACAATTTATAAGAAAGAAGGAAAAGAATCAGCAATAAAGAAAGGACTGGAGATAGTCGGACCGAAGTTGAGAACTCTCGTTGAAAAAGCAGAATCAATTGCCCCATTCAAAAAACTTAGAATTTACTGTTGGCGAGGTGGGATGCGCAGTGGAAGCGTAGCTTGGTTACTTGCAACCTATGGATTTGAAGTAAATACCTTGCGTCATGGATACAAATCGTATAGAAATTTAGTTCTCTCATACTTTGAAAATCAATTTCAGTTGTATGTGATAGGTGGTAAAACAGGTTCTGGGAAAACTTTCATTTTAGAAGAATTAGAGAAATTGAATGAACAAATTGTAAACTTAGAATTTCTTGCCAATCATAAAGGATCAGCTTTCGGAGCTATAGGACAAGCAAATCAACCAAGTAACGAACATTTTGAAAATCTACTATTCGAAAAATTACGAACCCTTAACATTAATAAAAGAATCTGGATTGAGGATGAGAGCTCGCTCATCGGTAAAATTCATATACCGAACGTATTCTGGAATCAAAAACAAAATGCTCCGCTTTTTCAAATAGAAAAAACTCATAACGAACGGATTGAGCATTTAATAAATCAATATTCCCAATTTCCAAAAGAAGATCTGATCAGATCCCTGAATCGATTGGCGAAGAAATTAGGCGGACTCAATTTAAAGAAAGCCATTGAAAATTTAGATTCTGATAATTTTGCAGCAGCGGCAGCTATAACACTACATTATTATGACAAATCTTATGAGCACAGTCTATCTAGAAGAATGAAAGGAAAAATTATTCCAATCTCAATTCCAGAAGGTAATCATACTAAGTATGCAAAAGAATTGATTGAACGAGCAAATGAATATGAACAAAACTGA
- a CDS encoding alpha/beta fold hydrolase, translating to MTHKFLQIQLILATLLFGCMPIYSQTSEHSSFALNGKISYIRNGAGNQTYILLPGIGETKEGYQPLVQELETTGVVYSLDIRGQGGSSSDFTSFSALDVAKDVIEFLDEKKLKNTILVGSSLSAASAVYVGAERSDLVKKIVLSGPFVRDHEISFGIKTMISIGFRYPWGAKLWKGYYEDLHITVKPNDLSEQSERIYNYLNLDNRLSILREYLFSSKAGCEEKLDSIKVPVVIIMGGKDPDFENPVEELDWIAGITNGKKFLFENSGHYPHREEPKRFAEVINLPYKSMNSNNK from the coding sequence ATGACTCATAAATTCTTGCAAATACAATTAATTTTGGCTACTTTATTATTCGGCTGCATGCCGATCTATTCGCAGACTAGTGAACACTCATCTTTTGCATTAAATGGTAAGATCAGCTATATCAGGAATGGTGCTGGTAATCAAACCTACATTTTGCTTCCAGGAATTGGTGAAACGAAAGAAGGATATCAGCCTCTTGTCCAAGAATTGGAAACAACAGGAGTGGTTTATAGTTTAGATATTCGTGGACAAGGTGGTAGCAGTTCGGATTTTACATCATTTTCTGCCCTTGATGTAGCGAAGGATGTAATTGAATTTTTGGATGAAAAGAAATTGAAGAATACTATACTAGTTGGCTCTTCCCTTTCGGCGGCATCAGCAGTTTATGTTGGAGCTGAGCGATCGGACTTAGTAAAAAAGATTGTCTTATCCGGACCATTTGTTCGCGATCATGAAATATCTTTTGGAATCAAGACTATGATTTCAATAGGATTTCGTTATCCATGGGGTGCTAAGTTATGGAAGGGATACTATGAAGATTTACATATAACAGTTAAGCCGAACGATCTAAGCGAACAGAGTGAACGAATTTATAATTATTTAAATCTTGATAACAGACTTTCTATTCTGAGAGAATATTTATTTTCTTCTAAAGCTGGCTGTGAAGAAAAATTGGATTCTATCAAAGTGCCTGTGGTTATTATTATGGGGGGAAAGGATCCTGATTTTGAGAACCCAGTCGAAGAATTGGATTGGATTGCAGGGATCACAAATGGTAAGAAGTTTCTTTTTGAAAATTCTGGCCACTATCCGCACCGCGAAGAACCGAAGAGATTTGCTGAGGTAATAAATTTACCTTATAAATCAATGAATTCAAATAATAAATGA
- a CDS encoding TetR/AcrR family transcriptional regulator, giving the protein MRKRNLNKDQISDFAFQYAIKNGWQSLNLKIIAEHFEIKTPSLYNHIENLDELILELAAMTLEELGKSLSKSIQGISGAEAIYELSRAYRKFAKSHQGVYGLTIQAPSGHARHEKASIELLEILFSVLRNKSKKEKIHNIRIFRSSLHGFVSIELGKGFGLPTDIEETFKRMIEILVLQMEL; this is encoded by the coding sequence ATGAGAAAAAGAAATTTAAACAAAGATCAAATCTCGGATTTTGCTTTTCAATATGCCATTAAGAATGGCTGGCAATCTCTAAATTTAAAAATTATTGCCGAACATTTTGAAATTAAGACTCCTTCTCTTTATAATCATATCGAGAATCTGGATGAATTGATTTTGGAACTTGCGGCAATGACTCTCGAAGAACTTGGCAAAAGCCTATCTAAATCTATTCAGGGGATAAGCGGGGCAGAAGCTATCTATGAACTTTCTCGAGCTTACAGAAAGTTTGCTAAATCTCATCAAGGTGTATATGGTTTAACAATACAAGCTCCCAGCGGCCATGCCCGACATGAGAAGGCAAGTATAGAATTATTAGAAATACTATTTTCAGTTCTAAGAAACAAATCGAAAAAGGAAAAAATTCATAATATTCGAATATTCAGATCTAGCTTACATGGATTTGTAAGTATTGAATTAGGAAAAGGATTTGGACTTCCGACAGATATTGAAGAAACGTTCAAGAGAATGATCGAAATATTAGTTTTACAGATGGAGCTATGA
- a CDS encoding DUF2855 family protein produces MAIGIQVNQFVVNKKNIKEYKFISETISSQAAISEGQVLLEIEKLSFTANNITYANLGDSFGYWNFFPLVNLPEFGIIPAWGFATVIESNNTEIKIGERFYGYYPTASHLVVEPGKVRETGFSDAAAHRSKLSGIYNYYTNLRSDYLYKSNSEDFQLTFRPLFSTAFLLEDFLRENGFFGSDQIIITGASSKTALALTQLIQTNKTNLHPIEIIALTSKNNKNFIHQLGCYSHIFEYKEITEIRSENSLIVDFAGNHNFIAQLQEHLIEKLKYTSLVGALQWDDRNLNPRNGTGVLFFAPEQMRKKSREWGMVNFQERFSISWNEFFQGTKDWFEFRTLMDPEAFANFYLQCINGRVEPKTATLVDFRRINIS; encoded by the coding sequence ATGGCTATCGGCATTCAGGTAAATCAATTCGTAGTGAATAAAAAAAATATTAAAGAATATAAATTTATTTCTGAAACTATCTCATCTCAGGCAGCGATCTCCGAAGGTCAAGTTTTGTTAGAAATCGAGAAACTTTCCTTTACTGCCAATAATATAACTTATGCTAATCTAGGTGATAGTTTTGGTTATTGGAACTTTTTTCCACTTGTGAATCTGCCTGAATTCGGAATCATTCCAGCTTGGGGATTTGCCACAGTGATTGAATCGAACAATACTGAGATTAAGATTGGAGAGAGGTTTTATGGATATTATCCAACCGCTTCACATTTAGTTGTTGAACCAGGAAAAGTTAGAGAGACTGGATTCAGCGATGCAGCAGCACATAGATCTAAGCTTAGCGGAATTTATAACTATTATACGAATCTAAGATCAGATTACCTTTACAAATCAAATAGTGAAGACTTCCAACTTACTTTCCGTCCTCTTTTTTCCACTGCTTTCCTCTTGGAAGATTTTCTTAGAGAGAATGGATTTTTTGGAAGCGATCAAATCATTATTACGGGAGCTTCTAGTAAAACAGCCTTAGCTCTAACTCAACTCATTCAAACCAATAAAACTAATCTTCATCCAATCGAAATTATTGCACTTACATCGAAGAATAATAAGAACTTTATCCATCAGTTGGGTTGTTATAGTCATATATTTGAATATAAAGAAATAACGGAGATCCGTTCAGAAAATAGCTTAATTGTAGATTTTGCTGGAAATCATAATTTTATAGCTCAGCTACAAGAGCACCTAATAGAAAAACTAAAATACACAAGCCTAGTGGGAGCTTTGCAATGGGATGACCGAAATCTGAATCCTAGGAATGGAACAGGAGTTTTATTCTTTGCTCCAGAACAAATGAGAAAAAAAAGCAGAGAATGGGGAATGGTCAATTTTCAAGAAAGATTCTCAATATCTTGGAACGAATTTTTTCAAGGTACTAAAGATTGGTTTGAATTTCGAACTCTTATGGATCCTGAAGCATTTGCAAATTTCTATCTACAATGCATAAACGGTCGAGTAGAACCGAAGACCGCTACACTCGTTGATTTTCGAAGAATAAATATTTCATAG
- a CDS encoding glycerol-3-phosphate dehydrogenase/oxidase: MLGVVKKSEQNVFDSVVIGGGITGSCILWDGTLRGLKMLLIEKNDYASGTSQATSKLIHGGLRYLKNFEFGLVRESLCERRSLGIISPHALQTMGFAVPVYNTKDKLMLSAGLSIYDLLSYDRNQGLHSDRTIPKHNYLNRSDTLLKLPQIPSSGLQGSYLYYDYANINPERHTTEFLFSARNLGAQIQNYTELQEIEKLPGKDGFRVKLYDRIKNTYSTVITKTLVNAGGPWADLIEGKLGIHQDKHIVRSKGIHIVVRKIVGDNTVVLKKRDGSHIMFIPWRGKTIIGTTDTVYEGHPDRFSITKQEILNLLDEANFAYGLTDLQESDVDFYYGGMRPLVEDSGDSTTTYNASRKSEIMDHSLDGHPGFFSAMGGKYTTSRSVAEKLVDYLVNFLPGNFKECETQTKPLMGGEFSDFISLCYDLAKNFPKASGEKIETLAHRYGSLAFDVLKSLKNSNDFYLLSGGEKIYSEEIIYISQNEDIKFATDFFFRRSGAGVPGKPSADSLNGIFSILSKSLKWNPQRAKTEMKSVLDRYKF; the protein is encoded by the coding sequence ATGCTTGGAGTCGTGAAGAAATCCGAACAAAATGTATTTGATTCAGTTGTTATTGGAGGAGGCATTACAGGCTCTTGCATTCTCTGGGATGGAACCTTACGGGGACTCAAGATGCTACTGATCGAAAAGAATGATTACGCGTCCGGAACGAGTCAGGCTACATCCAAGTTGATTCATGGTGGACTTCGCTATCTAAAGAATTTTGAATTCGGATTAGTGCGAGAATCTCTTTGCGAACGAAGGTCTCTTGGAATTATTAGTCCTCATGCTCTTCAAACAATGGGATTCGCTGTTCCAGTCTACAATACTAAAGACAAATTAATGTTAAGTGCCGGACTATCTATCTATGATTTATTATCTTATGATAGAAATCAGGGGCTACACAGTGATCGAACTATACCAAAGCATAATTATCTTAATCGCTCAGATACTCTTTTAAAATTACCGCAGATACCAAGCAGTGGGCTACAAGGTTCATATTTATATTATGATTATGCAAATATAAATCCAGAAAGGCATACAACAGAATTTTTGTTTTCAGCAAGGAATCTAGGAGCGCAAATTCAAAATTATACGGAGCTTCAGGAAATAGAAAAATTACCTGGTAAAGATGGATTTCGAGTTAAGCTTTATGATCGAATAAAAAATACTTATTCTACTGTTATAACGAAAACACTTGTGAACGCTGGAGGTCCCTGGGCTGATTTAATTGAAGGAAAATTAGGAATTCATCAAGATAAACATATTGTCCGTTCGAAAGGAATCCATATTGTTGTTCGCAAAATTGTAGGAGACAACACCGTTGTACTTAAGAAAAGAGATGGTTCTCATATCATGTTTATACCATGGCGTGGTAAAACAATTATAGGAACTACGGACACTGTGTACGAAGGTCATCCTGATAGATTTTCGATTACAAAGCAAGAAATTCTAAACCTTCTTGATGAGGCAAACTTTGCTTATGGACTTACAGACTTACAGGAATCAGATGTTGATTTTTATTATGGTGGTATGCGTCCGTTAGTTGAAGATTCTGGTGATTCAACTACTACCTATAATGCTTCCAGAAAATCAGAAATCATGGATCATTCTTTGGATGGACATCCAGGCTTCTTTTCTGCAATGGGTGGCAAATATACAACTAGCCGTTCCGTTGCAGAGAAATTGGTTGACTATTTGGTTAATTTTTTACCAGGCAATTTCAAGGAGTGTGAGACTCAGACTAAACCATTGATGGGCGGAGAGTTCTCAGATTTTATTTCTCTATGCTATGATCTTGCAAAAAATTTTCCAAAAGCATCTGGAGAAAAAATCGAAACACTCGCTCATCGTTACGGAAGCCTTGCCTTTGATGTTTTAAAATCTTTGAAAAATTCCAATGATTTTTATTTACTTTCTGGCGGAGAGAAAATTTATTCTGAGGAAATAATTTATATTTCACAGAATGAAGATATAAAGTTCGCAACGGATTTCTTTTTTCGCAGGTCAGGTGCTGGCGTTCCTGGAAAACCAAGTGCTGATTCCTTGAATGGAATTTTTTCCATCCTATCTAAATCTCTTAAATGGAATCCGCAAAGAGCAAAGACTGAAATGAAGTCCGTTCTAGATCGATATAAGTTTTGA
- a CDS encoding Lcl domain-containing protein, whose translation MNLIRILLISAIFFLFGTCKEEEDDSDLLLGALFAFLGTGESKVSTPVFKPAAGNQTSLSNIEISTTTPDATIHYTLDGSTPTSSSDKYSSPIKNTWILAGKTIQAIAIKSGLNDSDTLTGVFSYPPLKTGSGDIPGYTKVSGEDADSKLGIERGYSDNGDGTVTDKATGLIWQKCTKGSNSSTDCTGVTTDDRSNLAGARNYCSSLSLASKTWRLPSRQELETLVDYGLTASPVIDGSVFPETVANPYWSSTNYLQQSTSAWLVSFSLGDLTASGAALSYYVRCVSTQ comes from the coding sequence ATGAATTTGATTCGCATTTTACTTATAAGTGCTATTTTTTTCCTTTTTGGGACTTGTAAAGAGGAAGAAGATGATTCAGACCTTCTTCTTGGGGCATTGTTCGCTTTTCTCGGGACTGGGGAATCCAAAGTTTCGACTCCTGTATTTAAACCAGCTGCCGGCAATCAGACATCTCTTTCCAATATTGAGATATCAACGACTACTCCGGATGCTACCATTCATTATACCTTGGATGGAAGCACGCCAACTTCAAGTTCGGATAAATATTCGTCTCCGATTAAAAATACTTGGATACTAGCGGGAAAAACGATTCAAGCTATTGCCATTAAATCAGGATTAAATGACAGTGATACTCTAACTGGAGTTTTTAGCTATCCACCTCTTAAGACTGGATCCGGTGATATACCTGGATATACTAAAGTTTCTGGTGAGGATGCTGATTCGAAGTTAGGAATTGAAAGAGGGTATTCTGATAATGGAGATGGCACGGTAACGGACAAGGCTACTGGTTTGATCTGGCAAAAATGTACAAAAGGATCGAATTCATCGACTGATTGCACAGGTGTTACAACTGATGATAGATCGAACTTAGCGGGTGCAAGAAATTACTGTAGTAGTTTGAGTTTAGCATCAAAAACTTGGCGCCTACCAAGTAGGCAAGAACTGGAAACATTAGTTGATTATGGTCTGACAGCTAGTCCAGTAATTGATGGATCTGTATTTCCGGAAACTGTTGCCAATCCTTATTGGAGTTCAACCAATTATTTACAACAATCGACATCAGCCTGGCTTGTTTCTTTCAGTTTGGGAGATTTGACTGCCAGTGGCGCTGCCTTGAGTTACTATGTCCGCTGTGTTTCGACTCAGTAA
- a CDS encoding Lcl C-terminal domain-containing protein: MLINKLSIFISLSIFLYATQIASAPYIDNGDGTVKDVATGLTWRSCTNGLSGNNCGTGSLTTYTWENAISACSSPWRLPSINELKTIVDTAKTSNPTIESTVFPGTITGSPYWSSTTYAINTTIAWYILFNTGSVSYNAKTNSYVVRCVTGP; the protein is encoded by the coding sequence TTGTTAATCAATAAATTATCGATCTTTATATCACTTTCCATTTTCCTTTATGCAACGCAAATTGCTTCGGCTCCTTATATCGATAATGGAGATGGAACAGTTAAGGATGTTGCAACCGGACTTACCTGGCGAAGCTGTACTAACGGATTGAGTGGCAACAATTGTGGAACAGGATCATTGACTACTTATACATGGGAAAATGCCATATCTGCCTGCAGCTCACCCTGGCGATTGCCATCAATCAATGAACTAAAAACGATAGTCGATACAGCTAAAACATCAAATCCAACTATCGAATCCACTGTATTTCCAGGAACTATTACAGGGAGTCCGTATTGGAGTTCAACCACCTATGCAATCAATACCACAATTGCTTGGTACATACTTTTTAATACCGGTTCTGTAAGTTATAATGCTAAGACGAATAGTTATGTCGTTCGATGTGTTACAGGCCCATAG